Proteins from a genomic interval of Arachis hypogaea cultivar Tifrunner chromosome 10, arahy.Tifrunner.gnm2.J5K5, whole genome shotgun sequence:
- the LOC112714382 gene encoding pentatricopeptide repeat-containing protein At4g18975, chloroplastic gives MPTHKIYCNVVSRYYKIHTYTSLVIQSNLYCPSNKRSDAYCAFDSSLGHSNISRSNSLSEKEKQGKKQQKKRVAKKEHHLWKSRDSAQSGQKALNLIRIVSQLPNEKEAVYGALDKWTAWETEFPVIAAAKALKILRKRRQWLRVIQVAKWMLSKGQGATMGTYDTLLLAFDMDQRVDEAESLWNMIVHAHTRSVSKRLFSRMVMLYDHHHLPEKIIEIFADMEELQVKPDEDTVRRVANAFRKLGQEEKCKLVRKRYGLKWKYIHFNGERVKVRTEAWEEEDPFRC, from the exons ATGCCAACCCATAAGATTTATTGCAATGTCGTGTCTCGATATTATAAG ATACATACATATACCTCTTTGGTTATTCAAAGTAACTTGTATTGTCCAAGCAACAAG AGAAGTGATGCCTATTGTGCGTTTGATTCCTCACTTGGTCATTCCAACATTTCCCGAAGCAATAGTCTTTCAGAGAAGGAGAA ACAAGGGAAGAAGCAGCAGAAAAAGAGAGTGGCAAAGAAAGAGCACCACTTGtggaaaagcagagattctgcTCAATCTGGCCAGAAGGCATTGAACCTTATTAGAATT GTATCTCAGCTTCCTAATGAGAAAGAGGCTGTTTATGGGGCTTTAGACAAATGGACTGCTTGGGAGACAGAGTTCCCAGTGATAGCAGCAGCCAAGGCTTTGAAAATCTTAAGGAAAAGGAGACAATGGCTTCGTGTAATTCAA GTAGCAAAGTGGATGTTAAGCAAAGGTCAAGGAGCAACAATGGGAACATATGACACCCTTCTTCTGGCATTTGATATGGATCAGAGGGTAGATGAGGCAGAATCATTGTGGAATATGATTGTTCATGCACACACACGTTCTGTCTCAAAGAGATTGTTTTCTAGAATGGTCATGTTATATGATCATCATCATTTGCCGGAAAAGATTATTGAG ATATTTGCAGACATGGAGGAGTTGCAGGTAAAACCTGATGAAGATACGGTCAGACGAGTGGCAAATGCCTTTAGAAAACTTGGCCAAGAAGAGAAGTGTAAATTGGTTAGAAAACGATATGGGCTTAAGTGGAAATACATTCACTTTAATGGTGAACGGGTTAAAGTTAGAACAGAAGCTTGGGAAGAAGAAGATCCATTTAGATGTTGA
- the LOC112714381 gene encoding protein S40-1-like: MAEELHESDVVFANQHRTNDQVQADHNNKNKKKKNNKVHPVGSSSADNRSLPVNIPESRRLTMRSLKDSSQEEEEMVPPHVMVARRVVGGGKMAFSVCTGHGRTLKGRDLSQVRNSVLRMTGFLEA, encoded by the coding sequence ATGGCAGAAGAACTCCACGAATCCGATGTTGTATTCGCCAACCAGCACCGCACCAACGACCAAGTCCAAGCCGAtcacaacaacaagaacaagaagaagaagaacaacaaggTACATCCGGTGGGAAGCAGCAGTGCTGATAATAGGTCGTTGCCGGTGAACATCCCGGAGAGCAGGCGGCTGACGATGAGGTCATTGAAAGATTCAAGtcaggaggaggaggagatggtGCCGCCGCACGTGATGGTGGCCAGAAGAGTGGTCGGAGGAGGGAAAATGGCGTTCTCGGTGTGCACAGGCCATGGAAGGACCTTAAAAGGACGAGACCTAAGTCAGGTCCGCAACTCCGTTCTCCGGATGACCGGCTTTCTTGAAGCCTGA
- the LOC112714384 gene encoding large ribosomal subunit protein uL18c: MNTSSLSFLHSAFPTSSSFPPSFSFVVEAHSTTRRQDRTARHTRIRKKVEGTPERPRLSVFRSNKHLSVQVIDDTNMHTLASVSTMQKAVFEEFNYTAGPTVEVAKKVGEIIAKSCLEKGITKVAFDRGGYPYHGRVQALADAAREHGLEF, translated from the exons ATGAATACTTCttctctctccttccttcattcAGCATTCCCAACTTCCTCCTCCTTCCCCCCTTCCTTTTCTTTCGTCGTTGAAGCGCATTCCACCACCCGCCGCCAAGACAGGACCGCCCGCCACACCCGCATCAGGAAGAAG GTTGAAGGGACACCAGAAAGGCCACGATTGTCCGTGTTCCGATCCAACAAGCATCTCTCTGTTCAGGTCATAGATGACACCAACATGCACACTCTTGCTTCAGTTTCAACAATGCAGAAGGCAGTTTTTGAAGAATTCAACTACACAGCTGGTCCTACAGTT GAAGTAGCAAAGAAGGTTGGTGAAATCATTGCAAAGTCCTGTCTGGAGAAAGGGATCACAAAGGTGGCCTTCGACCGAGGTGGATACCCGTACCATGGTCGTGTTCAAGCACTCGCAGATGCAGCTCGAGAACATGGCCTGGAGTTCTAA
- the LOC112714383 gene encoding subtilisin-like protease SBT5.6 gives MILMKNIIFTTCLLLLLSALASCTKLTNQIYIVELGGLDETQTQRELHHDDEEIENVHRSYLSSVKESEEEAKASLLYSYRHSMKGFAALLSREEAKEVSEMEGVVRVHKSKGMMYSLHTTRSWEFVGLEGPLNPNWADYEELSSHQKIKNGQDLLCRANYGQNLIVGMIDSGVWPESKSFSDEGMEPVPQKWRGICQNGTAFNSSQCNRKIIGARYYLQGYESQYGPLNEEEDYKSARDKDGHGTHTASIVAGRAVPSASAIGGFANGTASGGAPMARIAIYKACWPIKGQSKHKGNVCIDIDLLKAMDDAIGDGVDVLSASIGYKTPIPYKDDVIGTAALHATKKNIVVVCSAGNNGPLPSNLSNIAPWIITVGASTVDRSFVAPIMLQGGTIIEGRSITPVHMPNSFYPLVLASQVELPGLPTNASGFCLDNSLDPKKVKGKIVVCMRGEGENIRKGLEVERSGGVGFILGNNEQLGNTLYYAAYFIPSTVVTYQNVLKLIQYINSSSNPIAYILPGTTVLNTRPAPLLASFSSRGPNIIDPNILKPDIVAPGVDILAAWTAEDGPTKVTNLDKRVVKYNILSGTSMACPHVSAAAILLKAIHPTWTSAAIRSALITTAGTTDNTGNPLTDTNGDPATPFAIGAGHFNPVKAADPGLVYDASYMDYLLYTCSIGATQYFQVTYKCPNSTSLPEPTDLNHPSIQIHRLNGTKNIKRTVTNVGKSTSVYTFTAKSSEEFSITATPNILAFNHVGQKISFNITVTAKMGQISNKDGPARYYFGWYAWTNKNHVVRSQVAVSFT, from the exons ATGATCTTAATGAAGAACATCATTTTCACAACTTGTCTACTCCTCCTTCTTTCTGCCTTGGCCTCATGCACCAAATTGACCAACCAG ATTTACATAGTGGAGCTTGGAGGACTAGATGAAACACAAACACAAAGAGAGCTGCATCATGATGATGAAGAAATAGAGAATGTTCATCGTTCTTATTTGTCTTCAGTGAAAGAAAGTGAGGAGGAAGCAAAAGCTTCACTTCTTTACAGTTACAGGCACAGTATGAAGGGGTTTGCAGCATTGCTTAGCAGAGAAGAAGCAAAGGAGGTGTCAGAAATGGAGGGAGTGGTGCGTGTGCATAAGAGCAAGGGAATGATGTATTCATTGCATACAACAAGATCATGGGAGTTTGTTGGATTAGAAGGTCCTTTGAATCCTAATTGGGCTGATTATGAAGAATTATCTTCacatcaaaagataaaaaatggaCAAGATTTGTTATGCAGAGCTAACTATGGACAAAATCTCATTGTTGGAATGATTGATAGtg GGGTGTGGCCTGAATCAAAGAGCTTCAGTGATGAAGGAATGGAGCCTGTTCCACAAAAATGGAGAGGAATCTGTCAAAATGGAACTGCTTTCAACTCATCTCAGTGTAATAG AAAGATCATTGGAGCACGATATTACTTACAAGGTTATGAAAGTCAATATGGCCCTCTAAATGAAGAGGAAGACTACAAGTCAGCCCGTGACAAAGATGGGCATGGAACTCACACGGCCTCCATAGTCGCAGGCCGTGCGGTTCCAAGTGCCTCGGCCATTGGGGGCTTCGCCAACGGCACAGCCTCTGGCGGAGCCCCGATGGCCCGCATTGCCATATACAAAGCATGTTGGCCCATCAAAGGGCAATCAAAACATAAAGGCAATGTATGCATAGATATTGACCTTCTTAAGGCCATGGATGATGCCATTGGTGATGGAGTTGATGTCTTAAGCGCTTCCATTGGTTACAAAACACCAATTCCTTACAAGGATGATGTGATTGGTACGGCAGCATTACATGCAACAAAGAAGAACATTGTGGTGGTTTGTAGTGCTGGGAATAATGGTCCATTGCCTTCAAATTTGTCAAACATTGCACCATGGATCATCACTGTTGGTGCTAGTACTGTGGATCGTTCATTTGTTGCACCAATTATGCTACAAGGTGGCACAATTATTGAG GGTAGATCAATTACTCCAGTGCACATGCCAAACAGCTTCTACCCATTGGTGCTGGCAAGCCAAGTTGAACTTCCAGGCCTACCTACTAATGCTTCTGG ATTCTGTTTGGACAACAGCCTTGATCCTAAAAAGGTCAAGGGGAAAATAGTTGTGTGCATGCGAGGGGaaggagaaaacataagaaagggaTTGGAAGTTGAAAGATCTGGTGGTGTTGGTTTCATCCTAGGAAACAATGAACAACTTGGGAATACTCTATATTATGCCGCTTACTTCATTCCTTCTACTGTAGTTACCTATCAAAATGTCTTgaaactcattcaatacatcaaTTCTTCTTCTAATCCAATAGCATATATTCTACCTGGAACAACTGTGTTGAATACCAGACCAGCACCCTTATTGGCCTCATTCTCTAGCAGGGGTCCAAATATAATTGACCCTAATATTCTCAAG CCTGACATAGTAGCTCCAGGAGTAGACATATTAGCAGCATGGACTGCAGAAGATGGGCCCACAAAAGTGACAAATCTAGATAAACGAGTTGTTAAGTACAACATCTTATCAGGAACTTCCATGGCTTGCCCTCATGTCTCTGCTGCTGCTATTCTTCTAAAAGCTATACACCCTACTTGGACCTCTGCTGCTATAAGGTCTGCTCTCATCACCACAG CTGGGACAACAGACAACACAGGAAATCCTTTAACTGACACAAATGGTGATCCTGCAACCCCATTTGCAATTGGTGCTGGACACTTCAACCCTGTAAAGGCAGCAGATCCTGGACTAGTTTATGATGCTTCTTACATGGACTACCTTCTCTATACTTGTAGCATTGGAGCGACTCAATACTTTCAAGTTACTTATAAATGTCCAAATTCAACATCATTGCCTGAACCAACAGATCTCAACCATCCATCCATACAAATCCACAGACTCAATGGAACTAAGAATATTAAGAGGACAGTCACCAATGTTGGTAAGAGCACCAGTGTTTACACGTTTACTGCTAAGTCATCAGAGGAGTTTTCCATCACAGCAACTCCAAATATTCTTGCATTCAATCATGTTGGACAGAAAATTAGCTTCAATATCACAGTGACAGCAAAGATGGGTCAGATTTCAAACAAGGATGGCCCAGCTAGATACTACTTTGGATGGTATGCTTGGACTAACAAGAATCATGTTGTAAGAAGCCAAGTTGCAGTGTCTTTTACCTAA